From Struthio camelus isolate bStrCam1 chromosome 8, bStrCam1.hap1, whole genome shotgun sequence:
AAGTTTTAGACAGCGATGTGCATTAAAAATTGGCAAACACATTAGACTCTTACCAGGAATGGACTCCAGCAAATGCAAGAAACACACATTATAGCCAAGAGCTGAATGATCATTTCAAAATGATGAGATCTGCCTTGTCTTTGTTGACTTTTAAATTTGACTCTTAAGAGGGTAATTCCTGTGACAGCATTGCACAAGAATGAAATAGCAAGGGCCAGTAACCCAAGGcaagaaaaaagtaagagatAAAATCTGTCTTCCCAGTCCTCAACATGTTCTGTTTTATAGAAGCACCAGGTCCTCGATGCTTGAATCTGATAGGCTCTAAACCTAAGAATAGGCAGCAAAGCTATAAGAACAGCAAACAGACATACCATAGTCAACATCATTTTCACATGTTTAGAAGTCATTTTTGTAGAGTGAAATATTGGCTTAGTGACTCCAATGCAACGTTCAACAGCCATCACACTGCCCAGGAAGAGCGGGCACAAACCAAAGAATACCATGCAGATGCCAAAAACACTGCAAAGAATGTTGGACTGGTTAAACCGAATCCAGTCTTTGTCAGACGCATACACAAACACTGCAATGGCTCCGTTGATGAGGTGGCCAAAGAGATCTGTGATAACCAGACCGCTAGCAAGAAGCAAAAAAGAGGCTTTTGATTTCTGTCTAAACCTCTGATATGCCTTCATAAGAATTGCTATTGCAAGACTGTTGGACAATATTCCCACCGTCATGAAGATTattgaaaagaaaactgaaatcttcTTCTCTGTGTGGCAGGTTGTGTTTCTTAAGATTCCAAATCCAGCCAGCCCTGGCGATTTTGAACTGTTCATGGTTAGGAAAGTAGAGGCAGCGCTCAAAACATTTCAGCACTCTTGCAATCAAAAGGCATctgtaatattaaaaacaaataaacacacaCTGTAAAAGGCATCCACTGTTCAAATGACATTTGTAGCAGAAATTCCACAATATTAGTCTGTGGTACAAAtctaattttcctgttttctgagagATATGATACCGCATCACGTTTTAGCACATCAGATAAAGGGTAAAACAATTATCTGCATGCATTATACGATGTAGATATAATGCACAGCATGTTTATACTCCTGACATATATAAGGTATACATatgacatataaaatatatataatgaataTATAATACACACATACGTAAAATGTACATGAATCAGAGAAACCGTAAGGACACTGTGGTGGTTAAACCACATATACAAACATAGGTTTTTGCAACATATTCCTACTATAGGTGAATTTATCGACCCAACCACAATCAAATGTGAAATCCTCAAACTGGAACGTTCTGAGATGCCAAtcacacttcatttttcttccctcactgttaagcagttattttcaaaacaatgtCCTAACATCTTCCAAGTAAGTCTCCTCTCTCAATTCAATGTTTTAAAGCTCTAGCGTAACCAGTGCTGAAGTCTCCAACTCCCCAGTTCCCTCTGCTGAAGTATAAACTTTTCGGCTTCCCCGTTTTTAGAAGCTCCCTTTTCCAGAAACCCATCCTGCAAGTTACTTCACACTTCGTCTCCCATCTACAGCCTCGGCACACGCAGCTGAGCAAAAACTCGCGCAGCAGAGACCGGGCTGTTAACCCTGCCCAACGCGAAGCGGCGGCGaggtcccgccggggctgggACGGAGCCGGCGGCGCTACCAGCGCTGCGGGCGGCTGAACGCGAGCGCGCTCTGCACCCGGCGAGCGCCCCGCACCTTCGCCCCTACCTCCGCGCAGCGCCACGCGCGCCGCCAGCCACAGCCACCACGTgggcgcggggcgagcggccacgccacgccacgccacgccgcaCCGGCACCCCGGCCCAAACCTCCCTCTCCGCCGCCGGCGTCCCTTAAGTGTGCGCGGCCGGAGGCGGGGcgaggcgccgcgccgccgcgggcacgcgtggccgggggggggcaccgccgcgggccccgccgcctgccccggccccggccccggccccggccccggccccggccccagcccgccgcTCACCTCCGCTCCGCGGCGCCGGCGAGAAGCGCAGCGGCGCAGCGCGCtgcccccaccgccgcccgcctccctccctccctgccggccccgctccgccccgctccctgcgggaccggccgccccggggaGCCGCCAGCTCGCCCGGCCCTCCGCGGGGGTCCTGGCGCTCAGCCTCGGCCCAGCGCGAGcgggggcggcggaggaggcgcggccccggcgcggcccgccgggctgcgagggggccgggagggggcagcggggccgccccccACAGCCGGTGCCGCCGGTCGCggagccggggggagcggggccagggctcCTCGCCTCCAGGCAGGTGCGGGGAGCCTTCGGCCATCACCGGACGGACAACCTCTCTCTCCCAGCCGTGCCCGGCGCTACAGAACAGGCCCGAACGGGAACTGTTGTTGAAAACTCTTCCTGCGGAAATAGGTATAAAGTCGAACTGTAAAATCCTACGGAACTTGTTATCTGTAAGAATGATGGAGAACTTTTCATTAAGGCACAGCCTTGATTTGTACTCCTCCCACCTCAGGGAGGCGattagttaaaaatgaaaattcaccGTGATGCCACAAGTTTCACTTACCTCCATGCCTGGAGTACTGCAAGCACGCAAGATGCCCCTTCCTAATCTACTGATGAGGTGAGGTCGTGCAGGGCAGCTAAAGCCATCCGTTCCCTTCAAATAGTATCTCCAGTCACATGCACAGACAACTAAAAGCACCATGTAGTTTCCCTCTTCCTGAAAATGCCTGTCGCATTTTGGCATTTTATAGTACGACaagcaaaagcaaacaatttTGCCACACAGTAGAAACAAATTCCTTTTCAATTTGATCTGATTAGGACCTATAAATTCCCAGAAATTCTTTaagacaacaataaaaataaaaaatctcaacATAAATTATTGCCTGTTAAAGTTCAGTTGATTTTATGTTTCCTGTTCCAGAAGTAGATCAAGATGGAGACTTCAAACTACAAACTTCAGCTTGCGTTGTACCATTGCGTTGACAGGATTTATTCACCAATCTCTTTCCTGAAGTGAAGGGCATGTCTGTTGAAAAGGAAACGATGAAGTTGCTGGTacttcacagccctgcagtcTGGGAGGCAGAAGTTAAATGGCCATTGTCAAGTAGAGCAAACCAAAGTTCtgctaacattttcttttccaacaGGATGCTGTCCTCTACAAAAGACGATAATTACTGAAGGAACAGGAAAACAATTAAGAGAATGGTAACTGAACTACTGTCTGCTGCAGAAGGCAAACTTTCAAC
This genomic window contains:
- the PTGFR gene encoding prostaglandin F2-alpha receptor isoform X1, which translates into the protein MNSSKSPGLAGFGILRNTTCHTEKKISVFFSIIFMTVGILSNSLAIAILMKAYQRFRQKSKASFLLLASGLVITDLFGHLINGAIAVFVYASDKDWIRFNQSNILCSVFGICMVFFGLCPLFLGSVMAVERCIGVTKPIFHSTKMTSKHVKMMLTMVCLFAVLIALLPILRFRAYQIQASRTWCFYKTEHVEDWEDRFYLLLFSCLGLLALAISFLCNAVTGITLLRVKFKSQQRQGRSHHFEMIIQLLAIMCVSCICWSPFLVTMARIGINENRSKETCETILFALRMATWNQILDPWVYILLRKAVLKNLYKITRGCCGMHIINLHMWELSSIKNSLKVAAISESPVSSKQISLQPLSTTGQ
- the PTGFR gene encoding prostaglandin F2-alpha receptor isoform X2 is translated as MNSSKSPGLAGFGILRNTTCHTEKKISVFFSIIFMTVGILSNSLAIAILMKAYQRFRQKSKASFLLLASGLVITDLFGHLINGAIAVFVYASDKDWIRFNQSNILCSVFGICMVFFGLCPLFLGSVMAVERCIGVTKPIFHSTKMTSKHVKMMLTMVTMARIGINENRSKETCETILFALRMATWNQILDPWVYILLRKAVLKNLYKITRGCCGMHIINLHMWELSSIKNSLKVAAISESPVSSKQISLQPLSTTGQ